A portion of the Desulfurellaceae bacterium genome contains these proteins:
- a CDS encoding TIGR03617 family F420-dependent LLM class oxidoreductase translates to MKLDTLMTASSLQEAIAIARYAEEVGFDAAWSMENTHDPFLPLAVAATSTSRLRLGTAIALSFPRSPMSLAYTAWDLQKSSGGRFVLGLGTQVKGHNQRRYSVPWQSPGPKLREIVQALRAIWDCWQNGTPLRFEGKFFNHTLMTPAFSPGKIDHPQVPVYIAGVNPYMCRLAGELCDGFHAHPFHSARFLRERVIPQLAEGAAKAGRSREDVCVSSSAFVIMGDSQKEIDAMREKVRSQISFYASTRTYQPVLDVHGWGEVCLALNKKAAQGEWQAMARDITDEMLDVYTVTGSPEEIPALLKERYHGLLDRVAFYHPDRPGVNDKRWRNIVEAFAA, encoded by the coding sequence ATGAAACTCGACACCCTGATGACGGCCAGTTCGTTGCAGGAGGCCATTGCCATTGCCCGCTATGCCGAAGAGGTCGGCTTTGACGCGGCCTGGAGCATGGAGAACACCCACGATCCGTTTCTGCCCCTGGCCGTGGCCGCCACCAGCACCAGCCGGCTCAGGCTGGGCACGGCCATAGCCCTGTCCTTTCCCCGCAGCCCCATGTCGCTGGCCTACACCGCCTGGGATTTGCAGAAGTCCTCGGGCGGCCGGTTCGTGCTGGGCCTGGGCACCCAGGTCAAGGGCCACAACCAGCGCCGCTACAGCGTGCCGTGGCAATCACCGGGTCCGAAGCTGCGCGAAATCGTCCAAGCCCTGCGGGCGATCTGGGACTGCTGGCAGAACGGTACCCCGCTGCGCTTCGAGGGCAAGTTTTTCAATCACACACTGATGACGCCGGCCTTCAGCCCGGGCAAGATTGACCATCCCCAGGTGCCGGTCTATATCGCCGGGGTCAACCCCTATATGTGTCGCCTGGCCGGCGAGCTGTGCGACGGCTTTCACGCCCACCCCTTCCACTCGGCCCGCTTCCTGCGCGAGCGCGTTATTCCCCAGCTTGCCGAGGGTGCGGCCAAGGCCGGACGCAGCCGGGAAGACGTGTGTGTCTCCAGCTCGGCCTTCGTCATCATGGGCGACAGCCAGAAGGAAATCGACGCCATGCGCGAAAAGGTCCGCAGCCAGATCTCCTTCTACGCCTCAACCCGCACCTATCAGCCGGTGCTCGACGTGCACGGCTGGGGCGAGGTGTGTCTGGCGCTCAACAAAAAAGCCGCCCAGGGCGAGTGGCAGGCCATGGCCAGGGACATCACCGATGAAATGCTGGACGTGTATACGGTAACCGGCAGCCCGGAAGAAATACCGGCCCTGCTCAAGGAACGCTACCACGGTCTGCTCGACCGGGTGGCCTTCTACCACCCCGACCGGCCGGGGGTCAACGACAAACGCTGGCGAAACATTGTCGAAGCCTTTGCCGCATAA
- a CDS encoding NAD(P)-dependent alcohol dehydrogenase — MRAWEINQEFGIEQLHCVERPDPQPGPHQICIRVKATSLNYRDLMTVKHGGLRGLKQPLIPLSDGAGEVVAIGEGVSRVKTGDRVAGIFFQSWLSGGPKASHGQSALGGALDGMWAEYVVLDEDGVVCIPDYMSYEDAASLPCAAVTAWQDLVSVGQMKAGDTVLVMGTGGVSIFALQFAKAAGAQVIITSSSDEKLERAKQLGADHLINYKTTPDWGKAALDITDGVGVDHVVEVGGAGTLGQSFQATRVGGFIGLIGVLSGFAGETNPMPILQKSIQLRGIYVGSRDMFEDMNAAMTINHTQPVIDQVFPFEHAQDALRCMDSAVHFGKIVVTG, encoded by the coding sequence ATGCGCGCCTGGGAAATCAACCAAGAGTTCGGCATCGAACAGCTCCACTGCGTCGAGCGGCCCGACCCACAGCCGGGTCCCCACCAGATCTGCATCCGGGTCAAAGCCACCTCGCTCAACTACCGGGATCTGATGACGGTCAAACACGGCGGGCTGCGCGGCCTCAAACAGCCCCTGATCCCGCTGTCCGACGGAGCCGGGGAAGTGGTGGCCATCGGCGAGGGGGTCAGCCGGGTCAAGACAGGTGATCGGGTGGCCGGTATCTTCTTTCAGTCGTGGCTGTCGGGCGGCCCCAAAGCCAGCCATGGCCAGTCAGCCCTGGGCGGCGCGCTGGACGGCATGTGGGCCGAGTATGTGGTCCTGGACGAGGACGGCGTGGTCTGTATCCCCGACTACATGTCGTATGAAGACGCGGCCAGCCTGCCCTGTGCGGCGGTCACCGCCTGGCAGGACCTGGTGTCGGTCGGCCAGATGAAGGCCGGCGATACGGTCCTGGTGATGGGCACCGGCGGGGTGTCGATCTTTGCCCTGCAATTCGCCAAGGCGGCCGGCGCCCAGGTCATCATCACCTCCAGCAGTGACGAAAAACTGGAGCGCGCCAAGCAGCTGGGCGCCGACCACCTGATCAACTACAAGACCACCCCCGACTGGGGCAAAGCCGCCCTGGACATTACCGACGGGGTGGGGGTCGATCATGTGGTCGAGGTCGGCGGGGCCGGCACCCTGGGCCAGTCGTTTCAGGCCACCCGGGTGGGCGGTTTTATCGGCCTGATCGGTGTCCTGTCGGGCTTTGCCGGCGAAACCAACCCGATGCCGATCCTGCAAAAGAGCATCCAGCTGCGGGGCATCTATGTGGGCTCGCGGGACATGTTCGAGGACATGAACGCGGCCATGACTATCAACCACACCCAGCCGGTGATCGACCAAGTGTTTCCCTTCGAGCACGCCCAGGACGCCCTGCGCTGCATGGACAGCGCGGTCCACTTCGGCAAAATCGTAGTGACCGGCTAG
- a CDS encoding CoA transferase codes for MSEQHPQRRALSGVRILDFTWVVAGPVATRILADQGAEVIKIERRDSLDLGTRRGGFTGNLFRGKHSTVINMADPRGVEIARRLVAVSDVVIDNFSARVMRNWGMDYDSLIQIKPDIIAVSMSGFGHTGPHKDYVSYGPTLQALSGYTLLMRHAGKEPAGWGYSYADMSGGYSGALAVLMALWHRRRTGQGQFVDLSQFETISSIVGPALLDNAANGTVLGPPGNRSQEAPAAPHGLYRCRGDDRWCAITVFTEAEWQALCRVLANPAWTRQERFASLDARLDNQDELDRHIEAWTRQHTPHEVMRVLQQAGVAAGVVANAEDLDRDPQLRTRGYWAQVDSPDKGRAVLDGTPIKLSATPGGVHAPGPLLGEHTDAVLGRILGYSEEHIAQLKTARVVASQAEIAADRTAPKSS; via the coding sequence ATGAGCGAGCAGCACCCCCAGCGCCGGGCGCTGAGCGGCGTACGCATCCTGGACTTCACCTGGGTGGTGGCCGGGCCGGTGGCGACCCGGATTCTGGCCGACCAGGGCGCCGAGGTGATCAAGATCGAGCGGCGCGACTCGCTCGACCTCGGCACCCGCCGGGGCGGCTTTACCGGCAACCTGTTCCGCGGCAAGCACAGCACCGTGATCAATATGGCCGACCCGCGCGGGGTGGAGATCGCCCGCCGGCTGGTGGCGGTCTCGGACGTGGTAATCGACAACTTCAGCGCCCGGGTGATGCGCAACTGGGGTATGGACTACGACAGCCTCATCCAGATCAAGCCCGACATCATTGCCGTCAGCATGTCGGGCTTTGGCCACACCGGGCCGCACAAGGACTACGTCAGCTACGGCCCGACCCTCCAGGCTCTGTCCGGCTATACTCTGCTGATGCGCCACGCCGGCAAGGAGCCGGCCGGCTGGGGCTATTCCTACGCCGACATGTCGGGCGGTTACAGCGGCGCCCTGGCCGTGCTGATGGCCCTGTGGCACCGTCGACGCACGGGCCAGGGACAGTTCGTCGATCTGTCACAGTTTGAGACGATCTCCAGCATTGTCGGGCCGGCCCTGCTCGACAACGCGGCCAACGGAACGGTCCTCGGCCCGCCGGGCAACCGCTCTCAGGAGGCTCCGGCCGCACCGCACGGCCTCTATCGCTGCCGGGGCGACGACCGCTGGTGCGCCATCACCGTGTTTACCGAAGCCGAGTGGCAGGCGCTGTGCCGGGTGCTGGCCAACCCGGCCTGGACCCGCCAGGAGCGCTTCGCCAGCCTCGACGCGCGTCTGGACAACCAGGACGAGCTGGACCGCCATATCGAAGCCTGGACCCGCCAGCACACGCCCCACGAGGTCATGCGCGTGCTCCAGCAGGCCGGCGTAGCGGCCGGGGTAGTGGCCAACGCTGAAGACCTGGACCGCGACCCGCAGCTCCGCACCCGGGGCTACTGGGCGCAGGTGGACAGCCCGGACAAGGGCCGGGCCGTGCTGGACGGCACCCCGATCAAGCTGTCAGCCACGCCCGGTGGGGTCCACGCCCCGGGGCCGCTGCTGGGCGAGCACACCGATGCGGTCTTAGGCCGCATCCTGGGCTACTCGGAAGAACATATCGCCCAGCTCAAAACCGCCCGCGTCGTAGCCTCGCAGGCCGAGATTGCGGCCGACAGGACGGCGCCGAAATCGTCGTGA
- a CDS encoding VOC family protein, which produces MQGVLDHIVLNAEDVEALVRFYTEVVELAPERLDAFRQGQVPFPSVRLNAGTIIDLAPKAMWQADELQDRGRPNLGHFCLTLDKADWQGLRARVAARHVPIEGPLPRWGARGNATSIYFHDPEGNEIEARYYED; this is translated from the coding sequence ATGCAAGGTGTTCTGGATCATATCGTGTTGAATGCGGAAGATGTCGAAGCCCTGGTGCGGTTTTATACCGAAGTCGTCGAGCTGGCGCCCGAGCGCCTGGACGCCTTTCGGCAGGGCCAGGTGCCGTTTCCCTCGGTCCGGCTGAACGCCGGCACAATCATCGATTTGGCCCCCAAAGCCATGTGGCAGGCAGACGAGCTTCAGGACCGCGGTCGGCCCAACCTGGGCCATTTCTGTCTGACCCTGGACAAGGCCGACTGGCAGGGGCTGCGCGCCCGGGTGGCGGCCCGGCACGTTCCGATTGAAGGCCCGCTGCCCCGCTGGGGGGCGCGGGGGAATGCCACCTCGATCTATTTTCACGATCCCGAGGGCAACGAGATTGAGGCGCGCTACTATGAAGACTGA
- a CDS encoding phosphotransferase family protein, producing MSTPADDRDMAERIRHYIQTRLPGVTDLRLEALERIAVGWSHETWLFDVHWTENGASKTRGLCLRRDPGNALLRHFSDLGVQFRVLQCLASTPLPTPTPYWYESDPAILDKPFLVMEKVAGTCPSPWGSSGRRFYAEAAARGSLPRSFTTTLATLHTIDWQAAGLAFLGVPGSGKDFALREVNKWCELVALSQQEPHPILVDLIGWLKANAPATTRLTLVHGAYRTGNLLIDRDEVSAVLDWELQVIGDPMYDVAYVLTDLNREGSQLLSHLVERDAFFRDYEQATGIAIDEAVCCYYGMLYQLRSAAFWMSAAGLYATGQSDDIRLARTAWSVPVVLEGAARALGY from the coding sequence ATGAGCACGCCTGCCGACGACCGGGATATGGCCGAACGCATCCGCCACTACATTCAGACCCGGCTGCCGGGCGTGACCGACCTGCGCCTCGAAGCCCTGGAGCGCATCGCCGTGGGCTGGTCGCACGAGACCTGGCTGTTCGACGTCCACTGGACCGAGAACGGCGCCTCAAAAACGCGGGGCTTGTGCCTGCGACGCGACCCGGGCAACGCCCTGTTGCGACACTTCTCCGATCTCGGCGTGCAGTTTCGGGTCCTCCAGTGTCTGGCCTCGACGCCGCTGCCCACCCCCACGCCGTACTGGTACGAGAGCGACCCCGCCATTCTCGACAAACCCTTCCTGGTGATGGAGAAAGTGGCCGGAACCTGCCCGAGTCCGTGGGGTTCGTCCGGCCGGCGCTTTTACGCCGAGGCTGCCGCGCGCGGCAGCCTGCCCCGGAGTTTTACCACCACCCTGGCCACCCTCCACACCATTGACTGGCAGGCGGCCGGTCTGGCGTTCCTGGGCGTGCCCGGGTCAGGCAAGGATTTTGCGCTGCGTGAAGTCAACAAGTGGTGTGAGCTGGTCGCACTCTCTCAGCAAGAGCCGCACCCCATCCTCGTAGACCTCATCGGCTGGCTCAAGGCCAACGCACCCGCCACCACGCGTCTGACGCTGGTCCACGGTGCCTATCGGACCGGCAATCTGTTGATCGACAGGGACGAAGTCTCGGCGGTTCTGGACTGGGAGCTGCAAGTCATCGGAGACCCGATGTACGACGTGGCGTATGTCCTGACCGACCTGAACCGTGAGGGCAGCCAACTGCTGTCGCATCTTGTCGAGCGGGACGCTTTTTTCCGGGACTATGAGCAGGCGACCGGCATAGCCATCGACGAGGCGGTCTGCTGTTATTACGGCATGCTGTATCAGCTGCGCTCGGCCGCGTTCTGGATGAGTGCGGCGGGGCTGTACGCCACCGGCCAGAGCGACGACATCCGCCTCGCCCGCACCGCCTGGTCGGTGCCCGTTGTCCTGGAAGGGGCGGCCCGGGCGCTGGGCTATTAG
- a CDS encoding DUF29 domain-containing protein, producing the protein MYEQDFYAWVGEQAEALRSGHTQGLDIENLAEEIEDMGRSQRRAVKSALIIILIHLLKYRYQPHHRTNSWRASIREHRRRVRDELADSPSLRPYIERVLDDCYQDAREAAADESGLPVVTFPAVCPFALEQALDRNFLPG; encoded by the coding sequence TTGTACGAACAGGACTTCTACGCCTGGGTTGGAGAACAGGCAGAAGCGCTGCGGTCCGGTCACACGCAAGGGCTGGATATCGAGAACCTGGCTGAGGAGATTGAGGACATGGGGAGAAGCCAGCGACGGGCTGTGAAAAGCGCGCTCATCATCATCCTGATCCATCTCCTGAAGTACCGCTATCAGCCGCACCATCGGACCAACAGTTGGCGGGCAAGCATACGAGAGCACCGCCGCCGCGTCCGCGATGAATTAGCCGACAGTCCGAGCCTACGACCGTATATTGAACGCGTTCTTGACGATTGCTATCAGGATGCCCGTGAAGCGGCTGCGGATGAAAGCGGCTTACCTGTTGTGACGTTTCCTGCTGTTTGTCCGTTTGCTTTGGAACAGGCTCTCGACCGGAATTTTTTGCCGGGCTAG
- a CDS encoding alpha/beta fold hydrolase, with protein sequence MPFASINGIELYYEVHGQGPALVFAHGGGGSHLSWWQQVPAFSDSFSVITFDHRNFGLSRDVPNGPGPTAFVQDLVALLDHLEVEKAVLAGQSMGGWTVCGFAAAHPQRTSGLILCDTLGGIETDQTAQAQAGIRERSRGSLAELLKNAYSPTFPQREPVLTFLYQQIVALNLHVAPNLGTALFSLKADPRPIVEQRIPTLLIVGEEDVLTPPPAMESVAGQLPHARFIKVPGCGHSVYFERADEFNRIVGGFLREQVSA encoded by the coding sequence ATGCCTTTTGCCAGCATTAACGGGATTGAGCTGTACTACGAGGTCCACGGTCAGGGCCCGGCCCTGGTCTTTGCCCACGGCGGGGGCGGCAGCCATCTGAGCTGGTGGCAGCAGGTGCCAGCCTTCTCCGACTCCTTCAGCGTCATTACCTTTGACCACCGGAATTTCGGACTGTCGCGGGATGTCCCGAACGGTCCCGGTCCCACAGCTTTTGTGCAGGATCTGGTCGCCCTGCTCGATCATCTTGAGGTGGAAAAAGCCGTGCTGGCCGGCCAGTCAATGGGCGGCTGGACGGTGTGCGGCTTTGCCGCCGCCCACCCCCAGCGGACCAGCGGCCTGATCCTGTGCGACACCCTGGGTGGGATCGAAACCGATCAGACTGCCCAAGCCCAGGCCGGGATTCGAGAACGCTCGCGCGGCAGCTTGGCCGAGCTGCTGAAGAACGCCTACTCGCCGACGTTTCCCCAGCGCGAGCCGGTGCTGACCTTCCTGTACCAGCAGATTGTGGCCCTCAACCTGCACGTGGCGCCCAATCTGGGCACGGCCCTGTTCAGCCTCAAGGCTGATCCCCGGCCGATTGTCGAGCAACGGATCCCGACCCTGCTGATCGTCGGCGAGGAAGATGTCCTGACCCCGCCGCCGGCTATGGAGAGCGTGGCCGGCCAGCTGCCCCACGCCCGGTTCATCAAAGTCCCCGGCTGCGGCCACTCGGTGTATTTTGAGCGGGCCGACGAGTTCAACCGCATCGTGGGCGGTTTTCTGCGCGAGCAGGTGTCAGCTTAG